In Oncorhynchus tshawytscha isolate Ot180627B linkage group LG08, Otsh_v2.0, whole genome shotgun sequence, the genomic window GTATAGACATGTTACTACTCTGCCATGAAACTTAAACCTGCCTTATCATTATGTGGCGtgtactgtgtgttgtgtgtcaccTCTCAGGACACCTTTGACGACcacagggaggtgtgtgtttttCTTCAGCCAAGCAATGTGTTCCCAGCAGAGAGTAGGGTCGATAGCCTGAGCGACATAGACAGCCAGCCCACTGTCCTCACCGTAACCCTCAGCACTGGAGAACGCCAGCTCTGCCGAACCAAAGTTAGTCatcctacacacgcacacacacaaacactaaaatAAGAGGTAAGCTTAAATAATATATTATTTGATGAagcatgtttgtgtgtctgtatatatggTGTGGTGATGAGTGTGTTTTTGGTTCCTACTTCAGGTGAGGGGGAAGTTTAAAGCGGTTGCGCACGTCGTCTCGTCTCTTTCCGAGGTAGGGCGTATCCACGGTAACAAAGATGGCCTTATACCCCGCCTCTTCAGCCCGGCGCACCAATGACAGGGTGAGGTCGCGGTCCTTATAGATGTACAGCTGTACGGATTATATATAGGTCATAGATGTTCACCAGACTGGTGATGTAAACTGTGGTGTAATCAAAACCTATATCTAGCAGTACTCCACCTGCATCCAGAGCAGGCCGTCGCCAGCTGATGACCTCACTTCCTCTATGGTAGAGGTGGCCCAGGAACTCAGCATCATCCCCGTCCCTGCCGCTCTGGTTGCTAGGAGATGGAGCtttattacacacatacagtatacacaagAGGCTGGaagcagccgtgtgtgtgtgtgtgtgtgtgtgtgtgtgtgtgtgtgtgtgtgtgtgtgtgtgtacatacctcTGGCGGTGGCCGTCTCTCCGTCAGGGTGGGCCATCCTCTGCATTGCGGTTGCCccgacacacacaggcatgctgaTTCGCTGACCTAAAACACTAACACTTAGATCCACGCGGGACACATCCCTCAGTACCCTAGGGAACAaatgccacctatacacacagaGAAGTGATCTGGTGTAAACAAGTGCTGTGTCAGACATTGAACAGGACTTTGAGTTGAAGTTAGGTGGTGAGTCAATTATTAAACTACTGTGGTGATTTCTAGGATATTGTCTGCCTAAAACAGCCACACAAAAAACTGAACAGCACTGAAACACCCCAAAAACACTTCTAACGCACCTCACTAACATAttctatgagatgatgatggagaaCATAATCTGTGCAGATCTTAAataaacagtgtgtgtgatgcAGTATTCTACACTAGTGTTGTATGAAGCCTTGTTGTCTGGTTTTAATGTTACAACTAGGTTTGATTCTCCACATTACAATAGTTGTTACAGGACAGAACGTGCATGTTCATGTTACCTGGAgaaaacagcagtgtgtgtctgtgtaacctAACGTCGCAGGCGTAAGAAGTTCCCACTTCcgtttttcaggggaaatggaagttAGGCTGAAAATACTCTATCCCTGAAAACGGGATGTTAGTGTTTTCTGGAGACTCCGCATAGGCAAGTGTATGTGCTAGTTACCTGGAGAAAGCAGCAGTGTTATCTGCCAAGGTCTCTTGCTGGTCGGCTCCAGAGCAGTAGTAGTCAAACACAGCTTTTGGTAGAACTCTCTTGGCCATAGACTCATAGTCAGCCACACACACTAACTTCTCAGacatgactacacacacacaaacagacaaatgcACACTTTAACACACTTTGATCCACACACGCAATAACACATACAGGCTGACTAACTCTAACACGACCTgatccacacacacatagtccTCTCTGACTGctgtcacacacagacacccccaagtctctcctctctgatcatCTGACCACCAGCAATCATTAACCCCAAGTTTACACAGCCCTGC contains:
- the hao1 gene encoding hydroxyacid oxidase 1 isoform X1, with the protein product MSEKLVCVADYESMAKRVLPKAVFDYYCSGADQQETLADNTAAFSRWHLFPRVLRDVSRVDLSVSVLGQRISMPVCVGATAMQRMAHPDGETATARATRAAGTGMMLSSWATSTIEEVRSSAGDGLLWMQLYIYKDRDLTLSLVRRAEEAGYKAIFVTVDTPYLGKRRDDVRNRFKLPPHLKMTNFGSAELAFSSAEGYGEDSGLAVYVAQAIDPTLCWEHIAWLKKNTHLPVVVKGVLRAEDALEALIHGVDGILVSNHGARQLDGVPATLDVLSEVVSAVSGRCEVYLDGGVRRGTDVLKALALGATAVFLGRPVLWGLACQGEQGVSDVLELMRDELHLAMSLAGCCSLAEVNRSLIRRPEFTSRI
- the hao1 gene encoding hydroxyacid oxidase 1 isoform X2 — its product is MSLWPREFYQKLCLTTTALEPTSKRPWQITLLLSPGQRISMPVCVGATAMQRMAHPDGETATARATRAAGTGMMLSSWATSTIEEVRSSAGDGLLWMQLYIYKDRDLTLSLVRRAEEAGYKAIFVTVDTPYLGKRRDDVRNRFKLPPHLKMTNFGSAELAFSSAEGYGEDSGLAVYVAQAIDPTLCWEHIAWLKKNTHLPVVVKGVLRAEDALEALIHGVDGILVSNHGARQLDGVPATLDVLSEVVSAVSGRCEVYLDGGVRRGTDVLKALALGATAVFLGRPVLWGLACQGEQGVSDVLELMRDELHLAMSLAGCCSLAEVNRSLIRRPEFTSRI